A part of Chloroflexota bacterium genomic DNA contains:
- a CDS encoding beta-lactamase family protein: MLKRKKYSGVTLILSLLLVSILSPWSPRQVHAVGEFVDIDNYLASAMQRYNIPGMAVAITQGDNISFSKGYGTAGSGRNVTPDTPFYIGSQSKSFTALAIMQLVEQGKLDLDTPVQTYLPWFRVADSQASQQITIRHLLQHTSGLSESSYVSTLPPEATLEMLVRDLSRAELSTPVGTKMQYFNPGYSTLGLIVETVSGKSYGDYLRDNIFTPLKMTSTFTDPISAKAAGLAQGFSQVFMLAIPLDQPFIHYDLPAGYIISSANDMARYLMALVNGGELESVRVLNPENVEMIFTPNTAIQSTYGFGWFISEVAGETKIFHGGDTERFHTSVLILPESNKCFVMLINGNHLLKDFNEYDSMFKGLSAILTDNPIPKASLSSVLIGWGLFLLWILVLVLAIRKFVLLPKSWAKMRALDTRHRWMSILSHILSISITLLVVVVIAPAFLNRGFSWRWFVGFLPDIAIIVGTLVLDDLLQLLMKIWIMAKLKMTRLTN, translated from the coding sequence ATGCTCAAAAGAAAGAAATATTCTGGTGTTACTCTTATCTTAAGTCTCCTTTTGGTATCAATCCTTAGTCCGTGGAGTCCTCGGCAGGTACATGCGGTTGGAGAATTCGTAGATATCGACAATTATTTAGCCTCTGCTATGCAGCGTTACAATATACCTGGTATGGCTGTGGCGATTACACAGGGCGACAATATATCTTTCAGTAAAGGTTATGGCACTGCTGGATCTGGACGGAATGTGACGCCAGACACACCATTTTACATCGGTTCACAAAGCAAATCTTTCACGGCTCTGGCGATTATGCAGTTGGTGGAGCAAGGTAAACTTGATTTGGATACACCGGTTCAGACTTACCTGCCATGGTTCAGAGTAGCTGATTCTCAGGCTTCACAACAGATAACAATACGTCATTTGCTGCAACATACCAGTGGGCTGTCCGAATCAAGTTATGTTTCAACTCTGCCGCCGGAAGCAACGCTTGAAATGCTGGTTCGTGATTTGTCTCGAGCAGAACTTTCCACTCCTGTAGGGACTAAAATGCAATATTTCAATCCGGGTTACAGCACCTTGGGGCTAATAGTCGAAACTGTATCAGGGAAATCTTATGGCGACTATCTACGTGATAATATCTTTACCCCATTAAAGATGACGAGTACCTTTACCGATCCAATTTCTGCGAAAGCAGCAGGTCTCGCGCAGGGCTTTTCACAAGTTTTTATGTTAGCTATACCCCTTGATCAACCTTTTATTCATTACGATTTACCTGCAGGTTACATCATATCATCCGCCAATGATATGGCTCGGTACTTGATGGCTTTAGTGAATGGCGGTGAGTTGGAGAGTGTCCGCGTTCTCAACCCTGAAAACGTCGAAATGATTTTCACCCCTAACACAGCCATACAGAGCACATATGGCTTTGGTTGGTTTATTTCGGAGGTTGCGGGGGAAACAAAAATTTTCCATGGCGGGGATACGGAACGATTCCACACAAGTGTATTGATATTGCCTGAAAGTAATAAATGTTTTGTCATGCTGATTAATGGGAATCACTTGCTCAAAGATTTTAACGAATACGACTCGATGTTTAAGGGATTGTCAGCAATCCTAACTGATAACCCTATTCCAAAGGCGAGTTTGTCTTCTGTTTTGATCGGGTGGGGATTATTCCTACTATGGATACTCGTCCTGGTACTAGCAATACGCAAATTTGTGTTGCTTCCAAAAAGTTGGGCTAAGATGAGGGCATTGGATACACGGCACCGCTGGATGAGTATTCTTTCACATATCTTGTCGATTTCAATTACCCTCTTAGTCGTGGTTGTCATTGCTCCCGCCTTTCTAAATCGTGGATTTAGTTGGAGATGGTTCGTAGGATTTCTGCCAGATATTGCTATCATCGTTGGAACGCTTGTATTGGACGATTTATTACAATTATTAATGAAAATTTGGATAATGGCAAAGCTTAAAATGACGAGACTCACTAATTAA
- a CDS encoding alpha/beta hydrolase, giving the protein MWKTFTGIGISLVVIFGVLLALSPGKLEQYVDDSGNPLPNSLSEKVFVTINGVRQGMFIQSMDTSNPVLLYLHGGMPDYFLTNKYPTGLEDLFTVVWWEQRGSGISYSPDIPRETMTMDQLVADTLSVTNYLRERFGQEKIYIMGHSGGTFIGIQAAAEAPELYHAYLGEAQMSYQLASEKLAYDYMLEQFIENGNAQMVEKLEVNPVSMTGGTPAGYIKIRDQAMHSLGIGTMHEMDSVITGIFLPSLFIPEYTLMEKINLWRGKSQAGVSVVWDQMLITDLSSLVPELAIPVYFFHGIYDYTCSYSLAKDYFEKLQAPVKGFYTFEYSAHSPMFEEPSLFQRIMAEDVLEGVIYHADDK; this is encoded by the coding sequence ATGTGGAAAACTTTTACTGGCATTGGAATAAGTTTGGTTGTCATTTTTGGCGTGTTGCTGGCTTTAAGTCCAGGGAAACTTGAACAATACGTTGATGATTCTGGGAATCCACTTCCAAATAGCCTTTCAGAAAAGGTCTTTGTTACGATCAATGGTGTCAGGCAAGGGATGTTTATCCAAAGTATGGATACATCCAATCCTGTATTGTTATACCTTCATGGCGGTATGCCGGATTATTTCCTGACCAATAAATACCCTACGGGATTAGAAGACCTTTTCACTGTCGTCTGGTGGGAACAACGCGGGTCTGGCATATCGTATAGTCCTGATATCCCCCGTGAGACAATGACAATGGATCAACTTGTCGCAGATACCCTTTCCGTGACAAATTACTTGCGAGAGCGCTTCGGTCAAGAAAAGATCTACATCATGGGTCATTCGGGTGGAACATTTATCGGGATTCAGGCAGCAGCAGAAGCACCCGAACTATACCATGCCTATTTGGGGGAGGCACAGATGTCATACCAGCTAGCGTCAGAAAAACTGGCTTATGATTACATGCTTGAACAATTTATTGAAAATGGGAACGCTCAAATGGTGGAAAAACTTGAAGTAAATCCAGTTTCAATGACAGGCGGTACACCAGCTGGGTACATTAAAATTCGGGATCAAGCTATGCATTCGCTTGGGATAGGTACGATGCATGAAATGGATTCTGTTATAACAGGTATATTTTTGCCTTCCCTTTTTATTCCGGAATACACCCTGATGGAGAAGATAAATTTGTGGCGAGGCAAGTCTCAAGCGGGTGTGAGTGTTGTTTGGGATCAAATGTTAATCACTGATTTGTCCTCGTTAGTGCCTGAATTGGCCATACCTGTTTACTTCTTTCATGGGATTTATGACTATACATGTTCTTATTCATTGGCGAAGGATTATTTTGAAAAACTTCAGGCTCCGGTGAAGGGATTCTATACTTTTGAGTATTCTGCACACAGTCCTATGTTCGAAGAACCATCATTGTTTCAACGAATTATGGCTGAGGATGTTTTGGAAGGTGTGATTTACCATGCTGACGATAAATAA
- a CDS encoding alpha/beta hydrolase, translating to MNIKNEASLHKSKKGKRMILKIFGIMAAGVAVFLFIGAILHSTYFRTKKEDIQPYGQLVNVEDGKMHVYSMGSGEQTIVFLPGLGLSLPSADSSPLMRKLSTKYTVVCIEYFGMGFSTETSKPRTTENYVEEIREALKQAGFEPPYVLMPHSISGVYSEYYASKYPDEVKAIISLDSTSTAHYAEMPAFVKSILPVAKIQQVLGIPSILGPLIINKQDLLANGYTEKEIQDSLIFAGFTMNATTFEQIANSAEFIKETMEMPFPENIPYLKLISRQTFETSNPQLRQMNMTPQEYQYDHLARIGEQAEYKIINGNHFIYIQNADLIVELTNAFLLANSTNE from the coding sequence ATGAATATAAAAAATGAAGCAAGTTTACACAAATCAAAAAAAGGAAAAAGAATGATACTTAAAATTTTTGGAATAATGGCTGCTGGGGTTGCTGTTTTCTTATTTATTGGAGCAATTCTTCACTCCACATATTTCAGAACAAAAAAAGAAGATATTCAGCCCTATGGCCAATTAGTCAATGTGGAAGATGGAAAGATGCATGTTTATTCTATGGGGTCAGGCGAACAGACAATTGTTTTTCTACCGGGATTAGGTTTATCACTTCCGTCTGCCGACTCTTCTCCCCTCATGCGAAAACTCAGTACCAAGTATACGGTGGTTTGTATAGAGTATTTTGGAATGGGTTTTAGTACCGAGACTTCAAAACCCCGAACCACTGAAAACTACGTTGAAGAAATTAGGGAAGCCCTAAAACAAGCCGGTTTTGAGCCGCCGTATGTATTAATGCCACATTCAATATCTGGTGTTTATAGTGAGTATTATGCATCAAAATACCCGGATGAAGTGAAAGCAATTATTTCTCTGGATAGTACGTCAACTGCACATTATGCAGAAATGCCAGCTTTTGTGAAATCGATACTTCCCGTTGCAAAAATCCAGCAGGTATTAGGAATCCCTTCAATTCTCGGGCCATTAATAATTAACAAACAGGATCTGCTTGCTAATGGATATACAGAAAAAGAAATTCAAGACTCGCTTATCTTTGCGGGTTTCACAATGAATGCTACTACTTTTGAGCAAATTGCAAATTCAGCAGAGTTTATTAAAGAAACCATGGAAATGCCTTTTCCTGAAAATATACCATATCTGAAGTTGATCTCTAGACAGACATTTGAGACATCCAATCCGCAACTTAGGCAGATGAATATGACCCCACAAGAATACCAATATGATCATCTCGCGCGGATTGGTGAACAAGCAGAATACAAAATTATTAATGGTAACCACTTTATATACATTCAAAATGCAGACCTTATTGTCGAACTTACTAATGCATTTTTGCTTGCAAATAGTACAAATGAATAG
- a CDS encoding DUF998 domain-containing protein encodes MFFGLLAIFFYATHTVLGNILWNEYNPITTDISALTAVGAPNAGLLNVFTAIYGFCSIFFVAGMLIRAFRKYNKLIKSGYLVLMFMEVVSLVGYKLFPLTSDKTVMTFQNKMHIVVTVIVVISTIVFSFLVATGYKKEETTKKFGKYLFVMAVLVTIFGLFNPIAMGMGLDVMGFTERLVVYTIQFLLFSIAIFESFTK; translated from the coding sequence ATATTCTTTGGATTATTGGCCATTTTCTTTTACGCCACACATACAGTACTTGGAAACATCTTGTGGAATGAATACAATCCAATAACCACAGATATCAGTGCTTTAACTGCTGTAGGCGCGCCTAATGCTGGATTGCTTAACGTTTTTACGGCTATTTATGGCTTTTGTAGTATATTTTTTGTAGCGGGTATGTTAATAAGAGCATTTAGAAAATATAACAAGTTGATAAAATCCGGTTACCTCGTGCTAATGTTTATGGAGGTAGTATCACTGGTAGGGTACAAATTGTTTCCACTGACAAGCGACAAGACAGTTATGACATTTCAAAACAAGATGCACATAGTAGTTACTGTGATTGTTGTTATTTCTACAATAGTATTTTCCTTCTTGGTTGCTACTGGCTATAAAAAAGAGGAAACGACAAAAAAGTTTGGTAAATACCTTTTTGTGATGGCTGTATTGGTTACCATTTTTGGGTTGTTCAACCCAATAGCAATGGGTATGGGGTTAGATGTGATGGGATTTACGGAACGACTCGTTGTGTACACAATACAGTTTCTGCTATTTTCAATAGCAATATTTGAGTCCTTTACTAAATAA
- a CDS encoding MFS transporter: MAKQFSINDGKKWKTKFFTIWGGQALSILGSQLVQFALIWYLTIQTSSATVLATAQLIGILPSVILGPFIGTMVDRLNRRWIMIIADSVIALATITLAVLFAIDLATIWHIYGVLFIRSVAGCFHGFAMSTSTSLMVPVESLTRIQGINQMMTGGMNIISAPMGALLISAMSLQNILAIDVITAIIAILPLCFISIPQPESIESGEIKSRTQTTIWQDFKTGLRYLLGFQGLLIVGLMSVILNFTIIPAFSLLPLMVKEYFRGNAIHLSWLESAMGIGMLLGGFLLSTWGGFKKKIITSMMGVIGMGVGALILAFAPSSLIYIAVFGTLLVGFMHPITNGPLFAVIQTTVNPEMQARVISLLTSVCGAMSPIGLMIAGATSDKFGIQTWFFIGGLLCVLMGITGFLIPAVMKIEQGHHQLTTIEDQA; the protein is encoded by the coding sequence ATGGCAAAGCAATTCTCAATTAATGATGGAAAAAAATGGAAAACAAAATTTTTTACGATCTGGGGAGGTCAAGCATTATCAATTTTAGGTAGTCAATTGGTGCAATTTGCACTTATCTGGTATCTAACCATACAAACCAGTTCAGCAACAGTGTTGGCAACAGCTCAATTGATTGGCATTTTACCTAGTGTGATCCTCGGCCCATTCATCGGCACTATGGTAGATCGCTTGAACCGCCGCTGGATTATGATCATTGCGGATAGTGTAATAGCGCTCGCCACAATCACTCTGGCGGTGTTGTTCGCAATAGATTTAGCGACAATCTGGCATATATACGGTGTACTGTTTATTCGATCCGTGGCTGGTTGCTTCCATGGATTTGCGATGAGTACTTCAACTTCACTTATGGTTCCAGTGGAGAGCTTGACGCGCATCCAGGGAATCAATCAAATGATGACTGGCGGCATGAATATCATCTCCGCCCCGATGGGTGCGTTGCTTATTTCAGCAATGTCACTACAAAACATCCTTGCAATTGATGTGATCACCGCAATAATTGCAATTCTCCCTTTATGTTTCATTTCAATACCTCAACCTGAATCCATTGAAAGCGGAGAAATCAAATCTAGAACACAAACAACAATTTGGCAAGATTTCAAGACTGGTCTTCGTTATTTATTAGGTTTCCAGGGATTATTGATAGTTGGTTTAATGTCGGTAATCTTAAATTTCACAATAATCCCCGCTTTTTCACTTTTACCTTTGATGGTCAAGGAATATTTCAGAGGTAATGCCATCCACCTCAGCTGGCTAGAATCAGCGATGGGTATTGGGATGCTTTTGGGAGGGTTTCTTCTGAGCACATGGGGTGGGTTTAAGAAGAAAATCATCACTTCGATGATGGGTGTAATTGGCATGGGGGTTGGTGCGTTGATACTTGCTTTTGCGCCATCATCATTGATTTATATCGCAGTTTTCGGCACTCTGCTTGTAGGTTTTATGCATCCAATCACAAATGGCCCATTATTTGCAGTGATCCAGACCACCGTCAATCCAGAAATGCAGGCCCGGGTAATTTCTCTCTTGACCAGTGTTTGCGGAGCAATGTCACCCATTGGATTGATGATAGCAGGCGCTACATCAGATAAGTTTGGAATTCAAACATGGTTTTTTATCGGTGGTTTACTTTGTGTTCTGATGGGCATCACGGGATTCTTAATCCCAGCAGTTATGAAAATTGAACAGGGACATCATCAATTGACAACCATTGAGGATCAAGCCTAA
- a CDS encoding GNAT family N-acetyltransferase → MDIEIKKLIPDLAAEYVQFFTATPHDNYVDEHKCYCVCWCNDDCQGKDFSTAEKRSQWALQYIRDNNIQGYLAYSDDAIVGWCNANTKSDCLKCAGWRRLMSHVPLEEPGRGIKVKSIFCFMIAPEMKRQGIATLLLERVCKDAEDDGFDFVEAYPYKEASYQSSDFGGYFEMYEKRGFTVSAETEHGLIMRKQLKRVNK, encoded by the coding sequence ATGGATATTGAGATAAAAAAGTTAATCCCTGACCTTGCAGCAGAATATGTACAATTTTTTACTGCTACACCACATGATAATTATGTAGATGAACATAAATGCTATTGTGTATGTTGGTGCAACGATGATTGTCAGGGTAAAGATTTTTCAACAGCGGAGAAAAGAAGTCAATGGGCCCTACAATATATTAGGGATAATAATATTCAAGGATATCTTGCTTATAGTGATGATGCCATCGTGGGATGGTGTAATGCCAATACGAAATCAGATTGCTTGAAATGTGCAGGTTGGCGAAGATTGATGAGTCATGTGCCTTTGGAGGAGCCTGGCAGGGGTATAAAGGTGAAGTCCATATTCTGCTTCATGATTGCGCCGGAGATGAAACGCCAGGGCATTGCTACGCTTCTATTGGAGCGTGTGTGTAAGGATGCAGAAGATGATGGCTTTGACTTTGTGGAGGCTTATCCATACAAAGAAGCCAGCTATCAATCTTCGGATTTCGGTGGTTATTTTGAGATGTACGAGAAAAGGGGATTCACTGTGTCAGCAGAAACTGAACATGGGCTTATCATGAGAAAACAACTCAAACGAGTTAATAAATAA
- a CDS encoding alpha/beta fold hydrolase — translation MGAEVMNKRKVISWKRLTFTLVAVLVVLAIGLYALSVVFVKGAFEHRVEKFANTPEELGLSAETVELTSRDGIELEGWWIPQEEMKGIIILLHGMDGMDASILLPQAIFLNDAGYSVFVLDMRAHGRSGGERIGLAFEEPQDVEAVLDWILSDPTLADEPVILLGLSMGGATAIRTAAYRPDVDAVISVSAFSSIDKMVGGGMRMMGFPEVGIKIFEPFMKVGIMTVYGVWPVNESPLADLPKIENRPVFVMHGTLDSQIPVENAYWLQEVAGDNVTFSFIEGADHLIFAEDGMGNSLEDQIYREQILGFLEEVELP, via the coding sequence TTGGGAGCAGAAGTGATGAACAAAAGAAAAGTTATTTCATGGAAAAGATTAACATTTACGCTAGTTGCGGTCCTAGTTGTATTGGCAATTGGTTTATATGCCTTATCAGTTGTGTTTGTTAAAGGGGCGTTTGAGCATCGAGTGGAAAAATTTGCTAATACTCCGGAAGAGCTTGGATTAAGCGCTGAGACCGTTGAATTGACAAGTCGCGATGGGATTGAATTAGAGGGTTGGTGGATACCGCAAGAGGAAATGAAGGGAATAATCATCTTATTACATGGGATGGATGGTATGGATGCTTCTATTCTGCTGCCGCAGGCTATTTTTCTAAATGATGCCGGGTATTCGGTTTTTGTTCTGGATATGCGGGCGCACGGACGGAGTGGCGGAGAAAGGATCGGCCTGGCCTTTGAAGAGCCCCAAGACGTTGAAGCAGTATTGGATTGGATCCTTTCCGATCCAACCCTGGCTGATGAACCTGTCATTTTATTAGGACTGTCAATGGGTGGCGCTACGGCCATCCGTACTGCCGCGTATCGCCCAGATGTGGATGCGGTTATCAGTGTGAGTGCTTTTTCTTCTATTGATAAAATGGTGGGTGGCGGGATGCGCATGATGGGCTTTCCTGAGGTTGGCATAAAAATCTTTGAGCCTTTTATGAAAGTCGGTATTATGACGGTGTATGGGGTTTGGCCGGTAAACGAATCTCCATTGGCGGATTTACCAAAAATTGAAAATCGCCCAGTATTTGTTATGCATGGAACTTTGGACAGCCAAATTCCTGTAGAAAACGCATATTGGTTACAAGAAGTGGCTGGCGATAACGTGACCTTTTCCTTTATTGAAGGTGCTGATCACCTTATCTTTGCGGAGGATGGCATGGGAAATTCATTGGAAGATCAAATTTATCGAGAACAGATATTAGGCTTCCTTGAAGAAGTAGAATTACCATAA